From the genome of Procambarus clarkii isolate CNS0578487 chromosome 81, FALCON_Pclarkii_2.0, whole genome shotgun sequence:
CCTAAGTTGCCGGTGGCATATTACCTTGAGAATGTTATCAAGGGTGGTGAGGGCCACGTCCATGATGTTGGCCTCACCCCTAGCGAGGATCTGGACCAGTGCGGCAACACCTCCAGCCTCCAGCAGTTCCTTGACCTGCTCCTCGTTCCCTCCAGACGTCAAGTTGCCAATGGCCCAGGTCGCCTCCCGCTGCACGTCCAAGAACGACTGACAGGGACACAATAATATTATCTAAGAACGACGTCTATTAAAAAAACTGACTTTAGCATCAGTCAGACAGTTTTTTAGTTATTTATTATCATATGTGCATGGGTATTTATGCAACTACACTGAGCCCGTTGAAGGGCTGCATTGTTTGTGTCCAGAGCTAGCTCTTTGATTCTAAAATCCTCCACCGGCAGGGTCATACAGGGGCTTGTGACTGGTAGCGTTCCCCGACAAGTGAAAAAGAATGTTATTATTGCCTGTATGCCTGAGATTAGCATATCAagtaaaaataatttatttaaagtTAATATAAACTCTTGAAAAACTTAACATATCTTTCGAGAGGCAAAAGTTTTTATTTTTACCTCGCTGAGGGCAGCTATGAGGTCAGGCAGGACTCCCGTGTCAATCACTTTCTGGATCTGGTTCTCGTTGCCGGCGGTGATATTGGAGATGGCCCAGGCCGCCTCCTTCTTGATGTTCTGGCGCCCCGTCCTCAGCAGGTGGGTCAAGATGGGCAGAGCTCCGGCGTCCACCACCGCGTCCGTCTGGTTCCACCAACACATGCAAGGTCAGCGTCTCTCTCAAGGTCTTACTAGACGAGTTATCAGTGTATCTTTATGAAGAGTCTTGACATTGTCTGTCATGACACGACATATTCGCCCACTGAGACCCACCTGTTTTTCCCTCACTGTCATAACCTTTTGCAACCCACCCTTTTTACTGACTACCACCCATCCTCCTGTCATACTGCCgcccaccctcactgtgacccaCTCTCATGCCCCACTGCGACCCACTCTCATGCCCCACTGCGACCCACTCTCACTCACATGTTCGTCGTTGCCTGCGACTATGTTACCAACAGCCCGGAGTGCCGGAGTGACCATGTGCTTGTCGCTGCAGGAGAGGTGGCGGACGATGGAGGCCACAGCCCCGGGCGCCGACACCACCTCCTGCAGCCCTTCGTCGTCAGTCTCGGCGATGTAGCTGGCGGCCCACAGAGCGTCAACTGCaacaggagggaaggagggacatACATTCTCAAGAAGCAAcacattcattgtaaacattatgTTCCTGAACCAATGGTTGTGCCTCCAGAGACTCCAACACAGACGAGCTGTGGCTGGTCTCTGTGTGTTCTATCAagtacacaaaatacacagcccTGCCCATCTACTAGGCTTCAGTAGGCGCCTCTTCCTCAAGAATAAACTACCAAACAAAAGATAAGACATGTGACAAATCCAGACTGTTGTCCACTTTCCATGATTGAAAGAATTTAGACCCATTTATCATCCGAAATAAGCATAATTATGGATCATATTttggcaataataataataataataataataataataataataataataataataataatgcacaaagaaatcacattaacgtgatgtatcaaatacAGTGGCCGACAGATAAATACAAATAGCCAACAGGCAATACAATACTGTATTACTATACGTATTGACTGTATTACGTACAGTATTGACAATACAATACTGAGGAAGGATCACTACTGACAATACAACACTGAAGAAGGATCACTATTGACAATACAATACTGAAGAAGGATCACAATTTAAACTGGGCCTTGGCGGGAGAATCGCGGGCGGTGATTGGTGGATCGCGGCCCGCCTCCAGGGGGCACAACACTCCCAACCCGCAGTGACAACAGAGCCCGGCTCTCTACTTAAACAGTGATATCTCCAATAAATCGTGCCCGCGAGAGGTGCCCCGGTTCACCAGACCGGGGAAGGCACCCGGTTCACCCGCCGGAGCTACCAGGAAGCACACGGCCGCCATTACCGTTGATaaaccccatcaaacaggtatcaTCAAcaccttgatacctggttgatggggttctgggagttcttctactgcccaagcccggcccgaggccaggcttgacttgtgagagtttggtccaccaggctgttgcttggagcggcccgcaggcccacatacccaccacagcccggttggtccggcactccttgagagCAGCTTGACTGGAGTGACAAaataaggtgagagagagagagagagagagagagagagagagagagagagagagagagagagagggagagagagagagagagagagagagagagagagagagagagagagagagagagagagagagggagagagagagagagaaagagagagagagagagaaagagagagagagagagagagagagagagagagagagagagagagagagagagagagagggagagagagagggagagagagagagagagaaagagagagagagagagagagagagatgggaaagGAAGCTGAGAGAATGGATTGGAAAGAGTATAAgtagaataaaaaatatgaagaaACGAGAAAAAAGGTGAAAGTAAGAGTATAAGCAGAGATAAAAGTGGACTGAAGGATAGGGAGAGGGAAAAGATAGGTAAAAcaggtaaaataaaataaaaatataagatAATTAAAGGAGAAACAAAATATAGAGAAGCTTCCCGTATTCAGTGTAACGTCTTCTATGACTGCAAAAGTAAGTACGTTTTCTTTTGCTTACAAAAGGTATGGCTAACTTACAAAATACATAGTTGGTGTcccttttatttttttctgtctCCAAGATTTAATTATATGCTATTATTAGTTGCGATCACGACAGGAACGGAAAGACTGTAGTTTCTGGAAGGTACCTCATTCACCCACTGTTTGTATTGTCCTTACAATTGTATTTTGAAGCAAGTATGTTTGTCTTAagtacagggttagagatctttaaacgtatagttcagggatttattaaaCAGTCAACCATAGAAGGTATTGCTTTTAAAAATCTAATGTAACCTGTATACGCCCGCCCCCCCTCTAAATTTACGTAGTGATTTACGTGTATTTACATACACGTAGATTTACGCGTGTCCCGGTATGTGGCTCTTACCGCTGAGTGTGACGTCACTGTTCATGTTAGCAGTGTACATCAACCATTTTGCCGAGATTAATAATGTTACAGATACTACTACTATTACAGTTAGCATTATTACTACTACTGTACTACTACTACGACTAGTGCTACTACCTATTATTACTACTATTGCTgtcatttgcctttccattggagactttcagcgtcgtggagaggggggggacctgctgcctgggttacAGCTTCTCCccggaatcaacctaccctggctttgcgccctgatgAGGCCACTCCAGTCCAGGCCgtcaccagagcgcaactccatagtctcgtgagactgatggatgcctactactactactgtcatTAATACAACCattgctgctgctactaccaccATTACCGTTCCTTCTACCAAGCCTTTGCTCTACAACTTCAGGAGGGCCTTACTGTTGACTTCGGAGTCCGGGTAGATCAGGAGGTCACTGATGGCGTTGACGCAGGCCGCGAGCTCCTGCTCCGGCAGCTTCTGGTCCTTGTACCTGAAGAGGTTACTGAGCACCCACGTCGCCACCCGCACCAGCGACACCTGCGACGGaggaggtggtgatgggggcagtgtgggggagggagacaaGGCAATGAATTCTTGGGAGTGACACAGGATGGAAGTGACACAGGGAGTGACACAGTGGATACATACAATGTCGATATAATTCAGCGACGCAGATAAAGTAGTCCAATATAGGGATGACGGGGACTGTTGGTGCGCTTGTATTGTGATATTTCGACCTttgggcgccgtggagagggagggggaggatctgctgcatgggtgacacctTTTTTTCCCCTCccttatcaacctaccctggctttgcgctctgatgaggccactccagaccgacaacctgagcgctactccatagtctcctaagactaatggatgcctactaattgtaacacattgaagcaTAGTTCGGAAAAGGTAGATGTTAGCAAGGTATCTTTATGGGAATAGAGTGAAGCTGAGACGATTGAGAGGGACTCACCTGAGCGGACTTGCCGTCCCTGCCGTTGATAGTGTCGAGCAGAGACGTGACTATACCCTGGCTGACCAGGTGAGTCCTGAACTGGTGTCCGTCACCCGCGATGTTGCCAAGTGCCCACGCCGCCTGCTCCTGCACCTTCATCGTCTTGCTCCCCAGCAGGTAGATGAGGATAGGGACCGACCCTGCCTCTGGCGGCGGAGAAGGCAAGTCAGAGAGGGACTGGTGGAAATTTGTTGGATACTGGATCGAAGTCTTGAATATTGGCTCGAAGATCTGGATATAAGATCGAAACCTAAGATACATTTAAAAATGGCTTAGGTATAGTATCTCACCCTTGGCTATGCGATCgaagcatgagggaggggggtaaGGGGAGCCGAACTAGGATCAACATAAATAcctaataaaataaattaatggcAAACAAGTTTGAACGTCCTGTATTTGTTAGTATGTTTGTTCACGTGAATTTTTTGTTTGTATGGCCATTCTTGtgcatgtgtattcacctagttgtattcaactagttgtacttgcgggggttgagctctggctctttggtcctgcctctcaaccgtgtgtgtgtgataatgaTGTCTGTCACACGCTGAAGAagtacactcacccaccacagcgCTCGTCTGGTCAGAGTTGCCGGCCGCTAGGTTCGTCAGCGCCCAAGTCGCCTCGAATTGCAAGTTGGAACTGTCGATACATACACAAGACAGTCCTCAGAAATCTTGACCCATATCTAAACAAaattcccccctccttccctttctcctTTAGATCATCCCTTCCTTTCTGTCTATATTCAGTAAGGATGTGATTGACAATACGTCTCAGGGAAGCTGTTACTCACTCGTCTTCCTGCTGGAGGAGGGAGATGAGTGGAGGGAGGATGCCCGCCTGGAGGAACTCCTCGATGGGCGGACCGTCCTCCTTGGAGAGGAGCTTGCGGGCCCTTATGGTGTTCTTAAGGCATCGTTCGTGGTTGCTGCTGCCGATGCCCTTCACGATCTCCTCCAGCGTCGCCTGTGTGTACTGGAGGTCCTGGTGGGGAGGTGGACGGTTCCACAAGACTTACACATCACATGAAAGCTAATCAGTAATTAGTTTATTGTCTGGTATTGCATTGATGAACTGAACACTTTAGTGTAATTTGTCATTATTTTAGCTATTATGGGACTatattgtttgcaatacaaaaatagaagaaggaaattaagagagagagagagagaaagagagagagagagagagagagagagagagagagagagagagagagagagagacagacagacagacagacagagagagaaagagagagagagagagagagagagagagagagagagagagagagagagagagagacagagacagagacagagagacagagagacagagagagagagagagagaaagagagacagagagacagagagagagagagagagagagagacagagagagagagagagagagagagacagagagagagagagagagagagagacagagagacagagagagagagagagagagagacagagagagagacagagagagacagagagagacagagagagagagagacagagagacagagagagagacagagagagagaaagagagagagagagagagagacagacagacagacagacagacagacagacagacagacagagagagagagagagagagagagagagagagagagagagagacagagagagagagagagagagacagagagagagagacagagagagagagagagagagagagacagagagacagagagagccagagagacagagagacagagagagagagagagagagagagagagagagagagagagagagagagagagagagatagagagagagagagagagagagagagagagagagagagagagagagacagagagagacagagagacagacagagagacacagagagacagagagagagagagagagagagagagagagagagagagagagagagagagagagagagagatagagagagagagagagagagagagagagagagagagagagagagacagagagagacagagagacagacagagagacacagagagacagagagagagagagagagagagagagagagagagagagagagagagaaagagagagagagagacagagagagagagagagagagagagagagagagagagagagagagagagagagagagagagagacagagagagagagagacagagagagagagagagagagagagagagagagagagagagagagagagagagagacagagagagagagagagagagagagagagagagagagagagagagagagagagagaaagagagagagagagacagagagagagagagagagagagagagagagagagagagagagagagagacagagagacagagagagagagagagagagagagagagagacagagagagagacagagacagagagagagagagagagagagagagagagacagacagacagacagacagagagagaaagagagagagagagagagagagagagagagagagagagagagagagagagagagagacagagagagagagagagagagagagagagagagagagagagagagagagagagagagagacagagacagagacagagacagagagaaagagagacagagagacagagagagagagagagagaaagagagacagagagacagagagagagagagagagagagagagagagagagagacagagagagagagagagagagagagagagagagagagagagagagagagagagagagacagagacagagacagagagagagagagacagagagacagagagagagagagagagagagagagagagagagagatcagccaCACACCTCAAGACCATTGTCCTCTCCATCCGTGTCTGTTGACGCTTGACTACCTCCTGTCTGTCAGAGAAGAGAAGAACATCAGAAAGTTGGCAGCAAAATAAACAACAATTACAATTCCATTTTATtactattatcattattattattatagagaaATGCTATAATGGACCCACGCGGAGGACTCGACCCTGCACTCCGCGTACCCCCAAGCACACGCGCCTTAAACCAGTGCACCACGATATGCTATAAGTAACATAGAGATGTATCTATGAGATAACCTTAACTTGATATCATCTTCAGACAAATACACATCCTTCACTTACCGAGGGCCGCTTCTCTCCAGTATTTGTGGACGAGGCATCGGGctgtaaaatttaaaaatataaatatatataaataatatgtttatatgtatatatggatTGTATCATATACTTTACAAAAGCTATGAGTATGATCATTGGCTGTCTAGTTGTTATTTTATATTTCTTTACGTTCTTATTTTAAAtaatgcgtgtactcacctatctaTGCCTATAGGATAGAGGTTTAgcttttggaccccgcctttctaaccgtcggttgtctaatgtactagcCTCCCTACCTAGTTTTCTGAGTCATTTCGTacgtcatatctctctctctctctctctctctctctctctctctctctctctctctctctctctctctctctctctctctctctctctctctctctctctctctctctctctctctctcacacacacacacacatcctcaggatGTGCAGCCAGTAGCAGCAGTCTCactccaggtacatatttactgataggtaaacaaAGGCGTCTTCACATGTTCACATATTATATGCATTGGACTCgattggttaggtgggttgcttgggttcatgtGTTTCTAGTTCCGCTAAAaggtttgattttttttttttacagcgtGGCAATTCAAGAGAACGGGTCGAACTATGAAGGCGGGACTCAAGAGCTACATCTCACTATTTCTAGACGgagctaggtaagtacacacacacacttaagccATTATTTCACTACCAATAAGagaaatttatattatttaatttttattatcacatcaaaacaaatatatatatatatatatatatatatatatatatatatatatatatatatatatatatatatatatatatatatatatatatatttaccgtcTTTCGCTTGCCGGAACTCTAAAAAAAATAGATATAAGAATTATTTTAAAAATATCATATTCTATATTATAAAATATCATATACATATACTATATAATATCATATACTATATATCATATTTCACCATAATTATATCAGATATACATCATATACTGATGGGTGAACTGTTTTTTTTTACGATTAGTTTATCAAGTAAATAGTTAATTAATTTACTTTACTTCCATCTACCAACCCAGCTTCTACCGTCTTCAGAAACGAATTTTATCTCAGCACAAACAGCATCTTTCTTTATCAACAGACACCATTATCTACTCTGTGTTTTATCAACAGACACCATTATCTACTCTGTGTCAACACCATAACTATCTATTACAACTGCAGTAATTTACCATCAtatccatctaccaccaccagagtCATATACTACTATCATATTCATCTACCTCTACAATATTTACATACTACATCCATATTAATCTACCAATAACACAGTCACTTATTGCTTCTAAAAGCATTTACTATCACAATAATAGTCTACTATCTCAACCCTTACCagctccctccaccaccatctactTACCACTACCCCTCCACTACAACAAGGGACCTACtaacctaccaccaccctccactacaacaAGAGAACTACtaacctaccaccaccctccactacaacaAGGGACCTACTaatctaccaccaccctccactacaacaAGGGACCTACtaacctaccaccaccctccactacaacaAGAGAACTACtaacctaccaccaccctccactacaacaAAGGACCTACtaacctaccaccaccctccactgcaaCAAGGGACCTACAtatctaccaccaccctccactacaacaAGGGACCTACtaacctaccaccaccctccactgcaaCAAGGGACCTACtaacctaccaccaccctccactacaacaAGGGACTTTCTtatctaccaccaccctccactacaacaAGGGACCTACtaacctaccaccaccctccactacaacaAGGGACCTACtaacctaccaccaccctccaccccccaAACATGGACCTACCTGCCTGGATTGGGCTGGAGTAGATTCGTAACTATTCATCTCTCTGCTTTTGCCTATTCCGGGAAGCGGCCGAGCGTAGGGTCTGCATCTGTTGATAGCCAGCTGACATGAATGcctcagagggagagagagagagagagagagagagagagagagagagagagagagagagagagagagagagagagagagagagagagagagagacagagacagagatagacaagcaaagacccgggcaccgccggggtcTTCCGTCTAGcaataatataaattaaatacaaaCACAACACAGTTGAGAATACCAAAAATGTATACGCCATAATTTCCGAGCCAGCGCTCAATTAAAGTAATCGCTCTCAAAACCACCGTGATCCGCTGTAATTATATTTTCAAGAGAATTGGAAACATGAAATCTAGAGCTCTCAATAGGATCAAGTAGCGTCAATAAATATTTAAATCCTCAGCAGAAAATAGTAGACAAACATTTCAGTTTGTCTGAAATTTCAGTAAAAATTtcaataaaatacaatatatatatatatatatatatatatatatatatatatatatatatatatatatatatatatatatatatatatatatatatatatatatatatatatattatacttacCATTCATAATATTCCAGTCAGCAGTGGGAATAAGAATAAGGTTGT
Proteins encoded in this window:
- the LOC138357984 gene encoding importin subunit alpha-1-like, giving the protein MSVSSTPALLRRGKDIKPSNNAMDIESIRSRRAKLENILNTRRPRPLSRDLTSLSHPSLLKVGVEVPPTWPARRRHSTDAHRVFSDPLALHPIPSFPYISPYARPLPGIGKSREMNSYESTPAQSRQSSGKRKTPDASSTNTGEKRPSTGGSQASTDTDGEDNGLEDLQYTQATLEEIVKGIGSSNHERCLKNTIRARKLLSKEDGPPIEEFLQAGILPPLISLLQQEDDSNLQFEATWALTNLAAGNSDQTSAVVEAGSVPILIYLLGSKTMKVQEQAAWALGNIAGDGHQFRTHLVSQGIVTSLLDTINGRDGKSAQVSLVRVATWVLSNLFRYKDQKLPEQELAACVNAISDLLIYPDSEVNIDALWAASYIAETDDEGLQEVVSAPGAVASIVRHLSCSDKHMVTPALRAVGNIVAGNDEHTDAVVDAGALPILTHLLRTGRQNIKKEAAWAISNITAGNENQIQKVIDTGVLPDLIAALSESFLDVQREATWAIGNLTSGGNEEQVKELLEAGGVAALVQILARGEANIMDVALTTLDNILKVEEVSQEAKTQIVAAKGVELLEALDKHVNESIREKASGILETYFREDQHEDDQEQDTNSHLDDT